One genomic segment of Drosophila willistoni isolate 14030-0811.24 chromosome 2R unlocalized genomic scaffold, UCI_dwil_1.1 Seg200, whole genome shotgun sequence includes these proteins:
- the LOC6641593 gene encoding polyphosphoinositide phosphatase — MNNRNPNIIFSPLISSIQKVVLYETRTRLYLVGSNNRETRFRLLIIDRLALNRLSIEENANEFNSLEIRRFVANLQGSPRVTSAYGVLGFVRFLESYYLILVTKRKCCAHIGMHLVYTIKDTVMVRVNEVTSQRPLHPQEDRYKRMFQNIDLRSNFYFSYSYDLTRTLQYNESAPRYVGAKVDLERDEPLPDWDTLTNNVAQAHERVDYAFRSDSRKRFVWNAYLLQPMEGIMLKDWLLEITHGYVSQSCISVFGRHVNVCLIARRSTRFAGTRFLKRGANFQGDVANEVETEQIVSDGQRLCSFTQMRGSIPSHWSQDVSKMVPKPQIQLDICDPYAQTPSRHFERLLFHYGAPLIMLNLVKKRERRKHESIISKELECSIKYLNQFLPPPHRMKHIHFDMARRSRLSGGNVMDQLAVHAESIIQLTGMFFKARGSDLSFQTGIVRTNCVDCLDRTNSAQFAIGKCALGHQLERLGFLKTAKLEFDSDCVTMLEHLYEEHGDTLALQYGGSQLVHRIKTYRKTAPWGSQGNDVMQTISRYYSNTFSDTEKQHSINLFLGLYKPSFTKLNQPIWEMLTDYDMHNAFVPSTDSRPITDWVRHKVRECLPYACADSHKLVKELFRVHTHGLEMIDAYSNYHQSFKWTDLSEHIAFEISQLAMRYMPTFRTNYSPFQRQIQASRKARQNPSMTGQSSTGSMNSNSSSSSEGDDTSSDEDLSGSFAEKESKQTETTEPSVFTLASVLPSMEEIYGCSINPPSKQSMAIYKKYVQIGKLSSGGAHSTQTSVAQRDQEMAKMMRGITLRPLSDYGTDSYLSVKPPTVPAKSMEIYKEYCKTPRNFNAVPEIGEFNVLYNYVQRL; from the exons ATGAATAATAGAAAtccaaatataatatttagTCCACTAATTAGTTCTATACAGAAAGTAGTACTCTATGAAACCAGAACG CGTTTGTATTTGGTGGGCAGCAACAACCGAGAGACAAGGTTCCGACTCCTGATCATCGACCGACTGGCCCTAAATCGGCTTAGTATTGAGGAGAATGCCAATGAGTTCAACAGCTTGGAAATTCGGCGTTTCGTGGCCAATCTACAGGGTTCGCCACGAGTGACATCAGCGTATGGAGTCTTGGGCTTTGTCCGTTTTCTCGAGAGCTACTACTTAATATTGGTGACTAAACGGAAATGTTGTGCCCACATTGGCATGCATTTGGTATACACCATCAAGGATACGGTTATGGTGCGCGTAAATGAGGTCACATCTCAGCGTCCACTGCATCCGCAGGAGGATCGTTATAAGCGAATGTTTCAGAATATTGATTTGCGCagcaatttttatttctcatATTCATACGATTTGACCCGGACTTTGCAGTATAATGAATCAGCGCCACGTTATGTGGGAGCCAAAGTGGATTTGGAACGAGATGAACCATTGCCCGACTGGGATACATTAACGAATAATGTGGCCCAGGCTCATGAGCGGGTAGATTATGCCTTCCGTTCAGATTCTAGAAAACGCTTCGTTTGGAATGCTTACCTCTTGCAGCCCATGGAAGGCATAATGCTAAAGGATTGGCTTCTAGAAATTACCCATGGCTATGTCAGCCAGTCGTGCATCAGTGTCTTTGGTAGACATGTGAATGTCTGCCTAATAGCCAGACGTAGTACTCGCTTTGCAGGCACACGTTTCCTTAAGCGAGGTGCCAATTTCCAAGGTGATGTGGCCAATGAAGTGGAAACTGAGCAAATTGTCAGTGATGGTCAGAGGTTGTGCTCGTTTACCCAAATGCGTGGATCGATACCGTCGCATTGGTCGCAGGATGTGAGTAAAATGGTTCCCAAGCCCCAGATTCAGTTAGATATCTGTGATCCTTATGCCCAGACCCCATCGAGACATTTTGAGCGTTTGCTTTTCCATTATGGGGCACCGCTGATTATGCTTAATCTGGTCAAGAAACGTGAGCGGCGCAAGCACGAGTCGATTATCTCAAAGGAACTCGAGTGTAgcataaaatatttgaatcAATTTCTGCCTCCGCCTCACCGCATGAAGCACATCCATTTCGATATGGCCCGCCGAAGTCGTTTAAGCGGAGGCAATGTCATGGATCAGTTGGCGGTTCATGCCGAGAGCATAATCCAACTCACGGGCATGTTCTTCAAGGCTCGAGGCAGTGATCTTAGCTTCCAGACGGGAATTGTACGTACAAATTGTGTGGATTGCTTGGATCGCACCAATTCTGCTCAGTTTGCCATTGGCAAATGTGCCCTCGGTCATCAATTGGAGCGTTTGGGTTTTCTAAAGACAGCTAAGTTGGAATTCGATTCGGATTGTGTTACTATGCTGGAGCATCTATATGAGGAGCATGGTGACACTTTGGCTTTGCAATATGGTGGCTCGCAGTTAGTTCATCGCATCAAAACCTATCGCAAAACAGCGCCCTGGGGCTCCCAGGGAAATGATGTAATGCAAACCATTAGTCGCTACTACAGCAATACATTCAGCGATACGGAAAAGCAGCATAGCATTAATCTTTTCCTAGGTCTATATAAGCCAAGTTTTACAAAAT TGAATCAACCCATATGGGAGATGCTGACGGACTATGATATGCATAATGCCTTTGTACCCAGCACAGATAGTCGACCCATTACGGATTGGGTGCGTCATAAGGTGCGTGAGTGTCTACCCTATGCCTGTGCCGATTCGCATAAGCTGGTCAAAGAGCTATTTCGTGTGCATACCCACGGTCTGGAAATGATTGATGCTTATTCCAATTATCATCAGTCGTTCAAATGGACAGATCTCAGTGAACATATAGCCTTTGAGATTAGTCAATTGGCCATGCGCTATATGCCCACTTTTCGCACCAATTATAGTCCATTCCAGAGGCAAATACAGGCCTCGCGAAAAGCTAGACAGAATCCATCGATGACTGGTCAGAGTTCGACAGGATCGATGAATAGTAATTCATCGAGCTCCAGCGAAGGTGATGACACGTCCAGTGACGAGGACTTGAGCGGTAGTTTTGCCGAGAAAGAGTCAAAACAAACCGAAACCACAGAACCATCAGTATTTACATTGGCCTCAGTGCTGCCGTCAATGGAGGAGATATATGGCTGTAGCATCAATCCTCCCTCAAAGCAGAGCATGGCCATCTATAAGAAATATGTGCAAATAGGCAAATTGTCAAGTGGCGGAGCACATTCGACTCAAACATCTGTTGCTCAGCGGGATCAGGAAATGGCTAAAATGATGCGTGGCATTACATTACGTCCGCTAAGTGATTATGGCACCGATTCCTATCTCAGCGTGAAGCCGCCAACTGTGCCTGCGAAGAGTATGGAGATATACAAGGAATACTGTAAGACTCCTCGCAATTTTAATGCTGTGCCCGAGATTGGCGAGTTTAATGTGCTTTATAACTATGTGCAGAGGCTCTAG
- the LOC6641586 gene encoding sodium- and chloride-dependent GABA transporter ine isoform X2 has protein sequence MPYRHHDFDAQSSKYSEQSFHRFNRVAKVPLGIDDDDSYLDMSDETANLKPRQQHWANKMQFVLACIGYSVGLGNVWRFPYMCYKSGGGVFLVPYCIILFICSIPLLFMELSVGQYTGRGPIGALGQLCPLFKGAGLASVVVSFLMSTYYSVIIGYSIYYFFTSFKTEMPWVDCNNRWNTPDCWVPQRKGINATAPDTSRTPSEEFFENKVLQISSGLEYPGMMRWELFACLICAWLMVYFATWKSIKSSAKVRYFTATFPFVLIIILMGRAVTLDGAAEGLRFFFRPKWSELKNANVWINAASQNFNSLGITFGSMISFASYNKYNNNILRDTVAVSMVNMLTSLLVGIFAFSTLGNLALEQNTNVGDVIGDGPGMIFVVYPQAMAKMPYAQLWAVMFFFMLLCLGLNSQFAIVEVVVTSIQDGFPRWIKRHLGYHEIVVLFVCVISCLFGMPNIIQGGIYYFQLMDHYAASVTIMFLAFCQMIAIAWFYGTGRLSKNVKQMTGKAPSLYLKSCWLVLGPCLLFAIWVLSLINYKEPTYHNGRYTYPDWAYGIGWMFASFSLICIPGYAVINFLRTDGNNFWERIRNTLRPNIYECKICGEHHCEHDFPEQEQFMLAQELATVYKPTTTTSHMLHLGQKSGYNPMQASTAMEYTKSADPGTTTTSATDQHNGK, from the exons ATGCCTTATCGTCATCATGATTTCGATGCTCAATCATCAAAATATTCGGAACAGTCATTCCATCGCTTCAATCGTGTGGCCAAAGT GCCACTGGGcatcgatgatgatgacagtTATTTGGATATGTCCGATGAGACGGCTAATTTGAAACCACGCCAACAACATTGGGCCAATAAAATGCAATTCGTTTTGGCCTGCATTGGCTATTCCGTTGGCTTGGGCAATGTCTGGAGATTTCCCTATATGTGCTATAAATCGGGCGGTG GTGTTTTTCTAGTACCTTATTGCATAATACTATTCATCTGTAGCATTCCCCTGCTATTTATGGAACTATCTGTTGGACAATATACTGGTCGTGGACCCATTGGGGCATTGGGCCAATTGTGCCCTCTATTTAAAG GAGCTGGACTGGCCAGTGTGGTTGTTTCGTTTCTCATGTCCACCTACTATAGCGTTATTATAGGTTATTCAATTTACTACTTTTTCACATCATTTAAAACGGAAATGCCCTGGGTTGATTGTAACAACAGATGGAATACGCCGGACTGTTGGGTGCCACAGCGTAAAGGAATAAATGCCACTGCCCCGGACACATCACGAACACCTTCCGAAGAGTTTTTCGA AAACAAAGTCCTACAAATTAGCAGTGGTCTGGAGTATCCGGGCATGATGCGTTGGGAGTTGTTTGCTTGCCTAATTTGCGCCTGGCTAATGGTTTATTTTGCCACGTGGAAATCAATTAAATCATCGGCCAAGGTGCGTTATTTTACAGCGACATTTCCGTTTGTATTAATCATCATATTGATGGGACGAGCCGTTACGCTCGATGGTGCCGCTGAGGGATTACGTTTCTTCTTTCGTCCCAAATGGTCGGAGCTAAAGAACGCCAATGTCTGGATTAATGCTGCCTCTCAGAATTTCAATTCATTGGGCATAACATTCGGATCGATGATCTCGTTTGCCAGCTACAATAAGTATAATAATAACATACTAAGAGACACTGTGGCCGTTAGTATGGTTAATATGTTAACTAGCCTGCTAGTCGGTATATTTGCCTTCTCCACATTGGGTAATTTAGCACTGGAGCAGAATACAAATGTGGGCGATGTAATTGGCGATGGACCTGGCATGATATTTGTGGTATATCCACAGGCAATGGCCAAAATGCCATATGCCCAACTCTGGGCTGTGATGTTCTTCTTTATGCTCCTGTGTTTGGGTCTGAATTCACAGTTTGCCATAGTTGAGGTGGTGGTCACTTCCATACAAGATGGTTTCCCGCGTTGGATCAAGCGACATTTGGGCTATCATGAGATTGTGGTGCTCTTTGTATGTGTCATATCATGCCTATTTGGTATGCCAAATATTATACAAGGTGGCATCTATTATTTCCAACTGATGGATCATTATGCTGCCTCGGTGACAATAATGTTCTTGGCCTTTTGCCAAATGATTGCCATTGCCTGGTTCTATGGCACTGGAAGATTATCGAAGAATGTTAAACAAATGACTGGCAAGGCGCCTTCGTTGTACTTGAAATCCTGTTGGTTGGTTCTGGGACCCTGTTTGCTTTTC GCAATTTGGGTACTCAGTTTGATCAATTATAAGGAACCCACCTACCACAATGGACGTTATACCTATCCAGATTGGGCGTATGGCATTGGCTGGATGTTTGCCTCCTTTTCGCTAATCTGTATACCAGGTTATGCGGTAATTAATTTCCTTAGAACTGATGGCAATAATTTCTGGGAG CGTATTAGGAATACTTTGCGACCAAACATCTATGAATGTAAGATCTGTGGAGAACATCATTGTGAACACGATTTTCCGGAACAGGAACAATTCATGTTGGCCCAGGAATTGGCAACAGTTTATAAGCCAACTACAACCACTAGCCATATGTTACATTTGGGACAGAAATCCGGTTATAATCCTATGCAAGCATCCACTGCAATGGAATACACCAAGTCGGCAGATCCaggtacaacaacaacatcagcgaCAGATCAGCATAAtggcaaataa
- the LOC6641586 gene encoding sodium- and chloride-dependent GABA transporter ine isoform X1 → MADDSSTGQGLAKTASSPTALNLITTKRTTPTLATLRHSQLSDSGAESCYDGDEQSNLIRTPSSRTHKFIIIPATPGSPPSPIVGPQPFRQANSTTSLTAMAAAMHKPVKTRQTPVKSRPNSEVIQPGGQTTSATMGAAASTSTVTFTIDDCEGGQPIANYTPMITTTPVTLTCTTTTTMAGDSVAVSSLSMDLRSRLGGSHSHSGSMRSVISGYLPGLNDSRGNLMAGGGGAVTAASSSLHPTHNPLYMQPQVASLSGSSYQFHDQIYSDVTSVRSLASIGIGSTDGRKLVIRRVPTTANELFDMVNPQTPPPLGIDDDDSYLDMSDETANLKPRQQHWANKMQFVLACIGYSVGLGNVWRFPYMCYKSGGGVFLVPYCIILFICSIPLLFMELSVGQYTGRGPIGALGQLCPLFKGAGLASVVVSFLMSTYYSVIIGYSIYYFFTSFKTEMPWVDCNNRWNTPDCWVPQRKGINATAPDTSRTPSEEFFENKVLQISSGLEYPGMMRWELFACLICAWLMVYFATWKSIKSSAKVRYFTATFPFVLIIILMGRAVTLDGAAEGLRFFFRPKWSELKNANVWINAASQNFNSLGITFGSMISFASYNKYNNNILRDTVAVSMVNMLTSLLVGIFAFSTLGNLALEQNTNVGDVIGDGPGMIFVVYPQAMAKMPYAQLWAVMFFFMLLCLGLNSQFAIVEVVVTSIQDGFPRWIKRHLGYHEIVVLFVCVISCLFGMPNIIQGGIYYFQLMDHYAASVTIMFLAFCQMIAIAWFYGTGRLSKNVKQMTGKAPSLYLKSCWLVLGPCLLFAIWVLSLINYKEPTYHNGRYTYPDWAYGIGWMFASFSLICIPGYAVINFLRTDGNNFWERIRNTLRPNIYECKICGEHHCEHDFPEQEQFMLAQELATVYKPTTTTSHMLHLGQKSGYNPMQASTAMEYTKSADPGTTTTSATDQHNGK, encoded by the exons ATGGCAGACGATTCTTCTACTGGCCAAGGCTTGGCCAAAACAGCCTCCTCACCCACCGCCCTTAATCTGATAACCACCAAACGCACCACGCCCACCTTAGCGACACTGAGGCATAGCCAACTCTCGGATAGTGGAGCTGAAAGCTGTTACGATGGGGACGAACAGTCGAACCTCATACGAACCCCATCCTCACGCACCCACAAGTTCATCATTATACCAGCCACGCCTGGTTCGCCTCCCTCGCCGATAGTTGGACCACAGCCTTTTCGTCAGGCAAACTCTACCACATCATTGACTGCCATGGCAGCAGCCATGCACAAGCCAGTCAAGACCAGGCAAACGCCGGTAAAGTCACGCCCCAACTCGGAGGTCATACAGCCAGGTGGTCAGACAACGTCAGCCACAATGGGAGCAGCTGCATCCACCTCAACTGTAACCTTTACCATTGATGATTGTGAGGGAGGTCAACCGATTGCCAACTATACGCCCATGATAACCACCACGCCTGTCACGTTAACCTGCACCACCACAACCACCATGGCCGGTGATAGTGTGGCTGTTTCGTCACTCAGCATGGATTTGCGTTCACGTTTAGGCGGTAGCCACAGTCACAGTGGCAGCATGCGTTCCGTGATTTCAG GCTATCTGCCTGGTCTAAATGATAGTCGAGGGAATCTCAtggctggtggtggtggagctGTTACCGCAGCTTCTAGCAGTTTGCATCCTACCCATAATCCGCTTTATATGCAACCGCAAGTTGCCTCGCTAAGCGGCAGTTCCTATCAGTTTCATGATCAGATCTACTCGGATGTGACATCAGTGCGTTCATTGGCATCAATTGGCATTGGCTCCACGGACGGACGGAAATTGGTGATACGTCGAGTACCCACCACGGCCAACGAGTTATTTGACATGGTCAATCCTCAAACCCCACC GCCACTGGGcatcgatgatgatgacagtTATTTGGATATGTCCGATGAGACGGCTAATTTGAAACCACGCCAACAACATTGGGCCAATAAAATGCAATTCGTTTTGGCCTGCATTGGCTATTCCGTTGGCTTGGGCAATGTCTGGAGATTTCCCTATATGTGCTATAAATCGGGCGGTG GTGTTTTTCTAGTACCTTATTGCATAATACTATTCATCTGTAGCATTCCCCTGCTATTTATGGAACTATCTGTTGGACAATATACTGGTCGTGGACCCATTGGGGCATTGGGCCAATTGTGCCCTCTATTTAAAG GAGCTGGACTGGCCAGTGTGGTTGTTTCGTTTCTCATGTCCACCTACTATAGCGTTATTATAGGTTATTCAATTTACTACTTTTTCACATCATTTAAAACGGAAATGCCCTGGGTTGATTGTAACAACAGATGGAATACGCCGGACTGTTGGGTGCCACAGCGTAAAGGAATAAATGCCACTGCCCCGGACACATCACGAACACCTTCCGAAGAGTTTTTCGA AAACAAAGTCCTACAAATTAGCAGTGGTCTGGAGTATCCGGGCATGATGCGTTGGGAGTTGTTTGCTTGCCTAATTTGCGCCTGGCTAATGGTTTATTTTGCCACGTGGAAATCAATTAAATCATCGGCCAAGGTGCGTTATTTTACAGCGACATTTCCGTTTGTATTAATCATCATATTGATGGGACGAGCCGTTACGCTCGATGGTGCCGCTGAGGGATTACGTTTCTTCTTTCGTCCCAAATGGTCGGAGCTAAAGAACGCCAATGTCTGGATTAATGCTGCCTCTCAGAATTTCAATTCATTGGGCATAACATTCGGATCGATGATCTCGTTTGCCAGCTACAATAAGTATAATAATAACATACTAAGAGACACTGTGGCCGTTAGTATGGTTAATATGTTAACTAGCCTGCTAGTCGGTATATTTGCCTTCTCCACATTGGGTAATTTAGCACTGGAGCAGAATACAAATGTGGGCGATGTAATTGGCGATGGACCTGGCATGATATTTGTGGTATATCCACAGGCAATGGCCAAAATGCCATATGCCCAACTCTGGGCTGTGATGTTCTTCTTTATGCTCCTGTGTTTGGGTCTGAATTCACAGTTTGCCATAGTTGAGGTGGTGGTCACTTCCATACAAGATGGTTTCCCGCGTTGGATCAAGCGACATTTGGGCTATCATGAGATTGTGGTGCTCTTTGTATGTGTCATATCATGCCTATTTGGTATGCCAAATATTATACAAGGTGGCATCTATTATTTCCAACTGATGGATCATTATGCTGCCTCGGTGACAATAATGTTCTTGGCCTTTTGCCAAATGATTGCCATTGCCTGGTTCTATGGCACTGGAAGATTATCGAAGAATGTTAAACAAATGACTGGCAAGGCGCCTTCGTTGTACTTGAAATCCTGTTGGTTGGTTCTGGGACCCTGTTTGCTTTTC GCAATTTGGGTACTCAGTTTGATCAATTATAAGGAACCCACCTACCACAATGGACGTTATACCTATCCAGATTGGGCGTATGGCATTGGCTGGATGTTTGCCTCCTTTTCGCTAATCTGTATACCAGGTTATGCGGTAATTAATTTCCTTAGAACTGATGGCAATAATTTCTGGGAG CGTATTAGGAATACTTTGCGACCAAACATCTATGAATGTAAGATCTGTGGAGAACATCATTGTGAACACGATTTTCCGGAACAGGAACAATTCATGTTGGCCCAGGAATTGGCAACAGTTTATAAGCCAACTACAACCACTAGCCATATGTTACATTTGGGACAGAAATCCGGTTATAATCCTATGCAAGCATCCACTGCAATGGAATACACCAAGTCGGCAGATCCaggtacaacaacaacatcagcgaCAGATCAGCATAAtggcaaataa